The following proteins are encoded in a genomic region of Tigriopus californicus strain San Diego chromosome 6, Tcal_SD_v2.1, whole genome shotgun sequence:
- the LOC131881824 gene encoding uncharacterized protein LOC131881824 — protein sequence MIWNAWEDHTRRQKSDTAQRRLLISEDMPGSDPQDEVCGEQNPGFPLWTSAHGFHHWTLTRTQCWRVFWIVIVLCSTIALICCVAFYFYYVFSTSVYSRISSESPVRRNWPVTIICERQAFTLNKISNVTTFGKDQASLLSWTLSPRLSLPSLVENDPIITTIRNGLDNTLAASKYNGSYERLIQDVAPRCRELILECQLGSRVLSGINCCSQYFDDKPTVNQYGTCYSTRGGLEKYVVDQAGEGNGFTIITQHEDAEAFDASLASSNIYGAKGVNFAVVDEHTSILTAMRTRAQSVQLGSFATIGISRNYVDNTDLEFSLIGRMECTEPGTRNSAVEQFLVGISSAYGYSKDNCQTSKDEILARELLNCTFNPLSPGPEQCSPIESATFQKSFLSSNGSSSSKLPAVSVTQGVKDKIDAVCPQDCIQDSYTISPSYSPISDSLKADIQKKIPPNGQNTNVIVLKFFLNSMEYQRIHNFPQHGMQFVAEVGGLMAFFLGISVISIIECLCYGLTCCWSACCGRCCSDDIEDDQAREDLPPPKWRSNKPKEQGTRESYY from the exons ATGATTTGGAACGCTTGGGAAGACCATACGAGAAGGCAGAAATCAGATACAGCACAAAGGAGGCTCTTGATTTCAGAGGATATGCCAGGCAGTGATCCCCAAGATGAAGTGTGTGGGGAGCAAAACCCGG GTTTTCCTCTCTGGACTTCGGCCCACGGTTTCCATCATTGGACGTTGACTCGCACCCAATGCTGGAGAGTGTTTTGGATTGTGATTGTGCTTTGCTCCACGATCGCCCTTATCTGTTGTGTGGCTTTTTATTTCTATTATGTGTTTAGTACTTCCGTGTACTCCAGGATAAGCAGTGAAAGTCCCGTCCGAAGAAATTGGCCAGTCACTATCATTTGCGAACGACAG GCCTTCACACTCAACAAAATTTCGAACGTAACAACCTTCGGCAAGGATCAAGCTTCCCTTTTGTCTTGGACTTTGAGTCCCCGTTTATCGCTACCATCGCTAGTTGAAAACGACCCAATCATAACGACAATAAGGAACGGTTTAGATAACACCTTGGCCGCCTCGAAGTATAACGGCAGCTACGAGAGGCTTATTCAGGATGTTGCTCCTCGTTGCCGGGAACTCATTTTGGAATGTCAACTGGGCAGTCGTGTACTCTCCGGTATAAACTGCTGTTCACAATATTTTGATGACAAGCCCACCGTCAACCAATATG GAACTTGCTACTCGACCCGTGGAGGACTTGAAAAATACGTCGTCGATCAGGCTGGGGAAGGAAATGGATTCACCATTATCACGCAACATGAGGATGCTGAAGCGTTTGATGCCAGTTTAGCCAGCTCCAATATCTACGGAGCTAAAGGAGTAAACTTTGCCGTGGTGGATGAACACACCTCTATCCTAACGGCAATGAGAACACGAGCCCAGAGCGTGCAATTAG GTTCGTTTGCTACCATTGGGATTTCTCGCAACTATGTCGATAACACCGATCTTGAGTTCAGCTTGATTGGGAGGATGGAATGTACTGAACCAGGAACTCGAAATTCGGCTGTGGAACAATTTCTAGTTGGGATTTCAAGTGCTTATGGCTATTCCAAGGACAACTGTCAAACCTCCAAAGATGAGATCTTGGCACGGGAGCTCCTAAATTGTACTTTCAACCCACTAAGTCCAGGACCCGAGCAATGTTCGCCTATAGAATCCGCGACATTTCAGAAATCTTTCCTCTCATCCAATGGGTCCTCATCAAGCAAGCTCCCAGCGGTTTCGGTGACCCAAGGTGTGAAAGATAAAATCGACGCAGTTTGTCCCCAGGATTGTATTCAGGATAGTTACACGATTTCTCCCTCTTATTCGCCCATTTCGGACAGCCTAAAAGCCGACATCCAAAAGAAGATTCCTCCGAATGGGCAAAACACCAACGTGATCGTCCTGAAGTTCTTCTTGAACTCCATGGAGTACCAAAGAATTCACAATTTCCCTCAGCACGGCATGCAATTTGTAGCAGAGGTGGGTGggttgatggcatttttccTGGGCATCTCGGTTATTTCGATTATTGAATGCCTGTGCTACGGTTTGACTTGTTGTTGGTCGGCATGTTGTGGCAGGTGCTGCTCTGATGACATTGAGGATGATCAGGCCAGAGAAGATCTTCCACCGCCAAAATGGAGGAGCAACAAACCCAAAGAACAAGGCACTCGAGAAAGTTACTACTGA